The nucleotide sequence CCGCCACACCATCCAGGAACTGGCCGACCGGCTGCTGGCCCAGGCCCTGGCCGAAAGCGGCGCGGACGCGCCGTGTAAATAAGTATGGAGAGGGAAACAAAGAAAAGATGCCTCCGGCGGCCGGGGGATTTAAGAGACCGTTGCCTCTGGCCCATCAGCCAGGGGGACAACAGCGAGCCTACGCATAGGCAAAATGTCTGCAAAAGGGGCCTCTCCATCTGGAGAGGCCCCTTTGCATTCCGGGACAAGGCTTAGTTAATGGCCTTGACCTCGGGGACCTTCCAGGTGTTGTTCAAGATCGACGGCGTTTTTTCCTTGGGCCAGTACATCCGCAGCATGAGCACGAAGGTGTCCTTGGGCGCGGGCAGCCAGTTCGACTCCTTGTCCGGGCCGGGATTCTCGTTTTGGATATACAGATCGACCGAACCGTCCGCATTGGCCTTGAGGTTGTCGCGAGCGCTGATGCTCTGCCGGTTGATGGGATTTTTGACGAAAAAATAATCCTTGTCATACATCGTCAGCGACCAGAAGCCGTCCACCGGCGGCAGTTGGCCCTTGGGAAAACGCATGACGTACTTTTTTTCTCCGGAATAGGTTCCAACCAGGCTCGGGCCTTCCGACGTCGGATACACGGCGTCCTGGGACAGGTTGGCCCCCAGGCCGTAATAGGTGACCATGGCCCGCTGGACGTAGTCCGTGCCGTACGAACCGCACTTGCCCAGGATCAGCCAGCCGTTTTCAAAGCGGTTTTCACCGGTCAAAATGCCTTCCTTCATCCACAGCTTGATGCGCTCCTGGGCCACCGTCGGCACGATGGCCAGGGCGTTCTTGGCCAGGGGACCGAGCTTGGCGGCGTCAAACGGCTTGCCCGGTTCGATGCCGAGCTTGGCCAATTTGGCGACCATGGCCTTGTCGGCCGGCGCGGGCGGATTGTCCTTGAGAAGCTTGGCCAGCAGATTGAAGTAGTCCACGGCGCTTAAGGCGTTGACCTGCTCCCGGACCGGGGTGCGCATGTCGATGGCGGGATCGACCGTGACCGGCGGCGGCGTGTAGGGCTTGCCGTAGGAACCAAGCGGCACCGCCGTAATGGCGTCCTGCATCTTATGCACGAGGTCGTAATCCTCGGGCGTTCCGGTGCAATAGATGCGGCCAAGCACCCAGACCAGGGCCGTCGGCGACTTGTACTCTTTCACTCCGGCCGGAAGTTTGCCCTTCCAGCCCGGCCCGGTAATGGCATACTGCTGCGGCCCCGTTCCGGTGGTGCGCTTGCCCGGCGAGGCAAAGACGTTGGTCCAGGCGTCAAGCATGGGGAAGAGATAGTACCGGCCGCTGGCCTCCGGCAGGCTGATCACCCAGGGCTCCTTGGAAACGTCGAGCCAGGTGGTGGTGTAGAGGGTGTCGGCGTTGGGGGCCGTCACCTGCCGGTCTTCCACGGCGGGATAGGCCCGCAGCCGCAGGAACTGGCCCATGGGCGCAGCCATGGCCTCCGGTTTGGCCACATTGGTGAGCACGCGCTTCGTCATTTCCATGGTGACCAGCGGATAGCCGTAGACATACGCTTCGACGGCAAGAGGCAGAGCCTCGATGACATTTTCCTTGGCCTGGACGGATGTTGCGGCCAGGAGGGACAACACGGCCCACAGGGGCAGCATCCGTTTAAACAGTCGGCACTTCATGTTGTTACGCTCCTTGCGGTTGGAATGACTCGAAAAGACGGCGCTATCCGCCGGATATGCCTTTTGACCATCATCCACATAGCACGGAGCCGTCTCCGACTTCCAGAACTTTGCGAGATTGCTGCCCCCGCGCCACGGTCCGGGATGACGCCAGGGACGGTCGCCGGCGACAAGGCGGCCAAGCCGGGCCGGAACATGTCCGGGACGGCCCGAACGGTCTTGCCGGAAACCGAAAGCGTTTGTCTGGAAACGCAGGGAAGATGGCGATGCGGAGCGCTGTCAAAAGGCAGGTGCGCTGCGGGCAGGGCTCAGACGGGCCAAGGGAATAAAAACCCCGAAGCCCTCGTCCGGCGTTGGCGGCGCCCGCCCGGGGCGAAGCCGGCGGCGGATGGGATCGTCTGGCGTAAGCCGCCGCCCGGGGCGGGCGGCGGCGTTGATTCAGGCGGCCGTTTTCAGCCGCCCCGGCGCGGGGCGGCGGCCGGCGCGGGCGCGGGCGGCGTCTTACGCGGCGTCCAGGCGTTGACCATGGCCTGCATGGAATCGATCTGGCGCTTGCTCAGGGTGGCCCCGATCTGGTCCCGCAGGGCCTGGGCCGCGCTCTTGTCCTCGGCCGGCGTGTCCGGCGCGGCCACGGCCAAGAGCGTCCAGAAGTAGGCCTTAACCGGATTGGCCTCCACGCCCTTGCCGTAAAGCTGCAAGGTGGCCAGCAGATATTGCGCCCCGCCCTTGCCGCCCTGGGCCGCCTCGGTGAGCTGTTTGACCGCTTCCTCGAAATTCTGGGGCACGCCCTGGCCGTAGTAATAGAGCTTGCCCAGACAGTACTGGGCCTCGGGGCTGCCGGCGGAGGCCGCCTTGCGGAACCACTCCGCCGCCTTGGCGTAATCCTGGGCCACGCCCTGGCCCATGTAGTACATGGCCGCGATCTGGTTTTGCAGGGTCACGTCGCCGGCTGTGGCCAGGGGCAAAAACTCCTCGAAAGCCCGGGTATGGTCGCCGTCGCGCCAGGCGGCGCGCCCTTCCTCCAGTCCGGCCCGGGCCATGGCGGCCTGTCCCAAGGCCACCCCGACAAGGCAGCCAAGCACCAACGCCAGCCTGCGGCAACGATCAGCCACGCCCGCCCTCCTTGACCGCCTCCGTGGAACACGGCGGACACGGCGCGGCCTTGCCGGTTTCCAGGTCCTGCCCGAGGATGACATAGCGGAAAATAAACACCGACACCGGCACGCCAAGCACCATGCCCCACAAGCCAAAAAGCTTATGACCCACATAGAGAATGATCAGCGTGACCAAGGGGCTGATCTTGAACATGGCGGCCACAATGCGGGGATTTAAAATATAGGTCTCGATGGTGTGGACCACGATGATCATGACGATGGCCCACAGGGCGTGGCTGGGGCCCACGGTATTGACGGCCACGAGCACGATGGGGGCCGAGGAGATAAACGTTCCGAGGACCGGTATGAGGCCGCAGAAAAAGACCACCGTGGAGAGCAGCCCCACCGGCTGGATGCCGAGCAGATACATGCCCAGGGCGGTCAGCACCGTGTTGACCCCGGCGATCATCATCTGGGCCCGAAAGCCCATGCCCACCACGATGGCAAAGCGCACCACGCTGCGGGCCGTGACGTCGTAGATGTCGCGCAGCCGCGAATCGCGAAGCGAGATGGTCTTGGCCCGCAGCTTGGGGAAGTCGAGCATGATGAGGAAGCTGAAAAGCGTACCCAGCAGAAAGGTCGAGACGTAGGTGGTGACCTGATTGAGCGAATTGACGGCCAGGGCGAAAAGCGTTTCGGCCTTGACCCCGACCAGGGCTTCCAGGGCCAGGTAATCTTTGACCTTGGAGATGGGCGCGGCCATGTCCGGGGCCAGCCAGGCCCATTGGTCGAGGTGCTTGCGCAGGGTCTCCAGGGTGTCGGGGAGCTTTTTGAGGAAAGCGGCGGATTCGGTCCCGATCTTGGGCACCACCGAACTGATGATGGTCAGCACCACGGCCAGAAAGATGAGATAGATCGCCGTGGTCCAAAGCGATCTTGGCCAGCGCGTCCTGGCGGCCAGCTGCTCGATGGGGCCGCTGAACAGGAAGCACAGGATGTAGGTGGTGAAAACCAGCCCGAAAAGGCCGTAGTAACTCGTCAGCCACACCAGACCGAAAAAGGCCGCCCAAATGGCCAGGGTCTTGTTGGTGCGCAGGAGCTGGGCAATGTCGAATGCCATAGGTTCGTCCCGGTAGCACAATCGGAAGCCGGCGACAATCGCGGGCGGGCGGCGGCGGCACGGCAAAGGCGTGACGCCACGGACGCCCCAAGCATCTTGCCGGTCGCTCCGATCCTGCGTATGACCCCTTGTCCCTTTTTTCCCAGGGACCCTATCCTCACTGCAAAAGGACCGCAACGCCGTGCAACTCCCTCCCTTTCGCCTGGAGCGTTTTTTCGCCCGCCACGAGTTCACCGCCCCGCATCTTTTGTGCTGCTCCGACGGCGAGTCGCTGTCCGTTGGGGAGCTTCTCGACCTCGTGCCCGGCGCGGCCGACGGACTGTCCCGGGTTCACCTGGGCTACACCGAATCCAAGGGCGCGCCAGCCCTGCGCCAGGCCGTGGCCGACCTCTACGAGTCCACGCAACCCGACGACGTGCTGGTCCACGTCGGGGCCGAAGAGGCCATCTTC is from Solidesulfovibrio magneticus RS-1 and encodes:
- a CDS encoding DUF1254 domain-containing protein; translation: MKCRLFKRMLPLWAVLSLLAATSVQAKENVIEALPLAVEAYVYGYPLVTMEMTKRVLTNVAKPEAMAAPMGQFLRLRAYPAVEDRQVTAPNADTLYTTTWLDVSKEPWVISLPEASGRYYLFPMLDAWTNVFASPGKRTTGTGPQQYAITGPGWKGKLPAGVKEYKSPTALVWVLGRIYCTGTPEDYDLVHKMQDAITAVPLGSYGKPYTPPPVTVDPAIDMRTPVREQVNALSAVDYFNLLAKLLKDNPPAPADKAMVAKLAKLGIEPGKPFDAAKLGPLAKNALAIVPTVAQERIKLWMKEGILTGENRFENGWLILGKCGSYGTDYVQRAMVTYYGLGANLSQDAVYPTSEGPSLVGTYSGEKKYVMRFPKGQLPPVDGFWSLTMYDKDYFFVKNPINRQSISARDNLKANADGSVDLYIQNENPGPDKESNWLPAPKDTFVLMLRMYWPKEKTPSILNNTWKVPEVKAIN
- a CDS encoding tetratricopeptide repeat protein yields the protein MADRCRRLALVLGCLVGVALGQAAMARAGLEEGRAAWRDGDHTRAFEEFLPLATAGDVTLQNQIAAMYYMGQGVAQDYAKAAEWFRKAASAGSPEAQYCLGKLYYYGQGVPQNFEEAVKQLTEAAQGGKGGAQYLLATLQLYGKGVEANPVKAYFWTLLAVAAPDTPAEDKSAAQALRDQIGATLSKRQIDSMQAMVNAWTPRKTPPAPAPAAAPRRGG
- a CDS encoding AI-2E family transporter yields the protein MAFDIAQLLRTNKTLAIWAAFFGLVWLTSYYGLFGLVFTTYILCFLFSGPIEQLAARTRWPRSLWTTAIYLIFLAVVLTIISSVVPKIGTESAAFLKKLPDTLETLRKHLDQWAWLAPDMAAPISKVKDYLALEALVGVKAETLFALAVNSLNQVTTYVSTFLLGTLFSFLIMLDFPKLRAKTISLRDSRLRDIYDVTARSVVRFAIVVGMGFRAQMMIAGVNTVLTALGMYLLGIQPVGLLSTVVFFCGLIPVLGTFISSAPIVLVAVNTVGPSHALWAIVMIIVVHTIETYILNPRIVAAMFKISPLVTLIILYVGHKLFGLWGMVLGVPVSVFIFRYVILGQDLETGKAAPCPPCSTEAVKEGGRG